Proteins found in one Promicromonospora sukumoe genomic segment:
- a CDS encoding MFS transporter gives MTFTWAARGSRWAAAAAVALALWASAAPTLVYPVYAAQWHLTTAVTTTVFAAYPVALIATLLLLGGVSETVGNRGAILGGLGFLGLGALTFLLAPNLALLLVGRALMGVGVGLSLGPATSVIASSRSDDGRDRTGATTTAASAVGLITALLVGGATVQFSGNPLHAGYGVLLAGVVVAAVAAWLLPRRPRAARRWRPRPLAVPRDRRPFLAGTFGVSAAYALGAIFLGIGAQFARDTVRSDDAFVNGVVLALSAAAIGVTALLAGRLGAALALRLGAVSALVAQGLMLVAGATHSMPVLVLYSVVGGAGYSLLFSGGITLVTRSAPAEHRAATTSSAYLVGYLVQAGVALAVGRLATGQGLQLALVVGSAVVAALALAAVLTVRARATSSEAVPAEAGTAPLDTTAVDTSAVGTSAVGPTRTDTVRTDTVSTDTAPNNLVKVSS, from the coding sequence ATGACATTCACCTGGGCGGCACGCGGCAGCCGCTGGGCGGCCGCAGCCGCCGTGGCCCTCGCGCTCTGGGCGTCGGCCGCGCCGACGCTCGTCTACCCGGTCTACGCCGCGCAGTGGCACCTGACGACGGCGGTCACCACCACGGTGTTCGCCGCCTACCCGGTCGCGCTGATCGCGACGCTCCTGCTGCTCGGCGGCGTCTCGGAGACCGTGGGCAACCGCGGCGCGATCCTCGGCGGACTCGGCTTCCTGGGGCTCGGCGCCCTCACGTTCCTGCTCGCGCCGAACCTGGCGCTGCTGCTCGTGGGCCGTGCGCTCATGGGCGTCGGGGTGGGGCTCAGCCTCGGTCCCGCCACGAGCGTCATCGCCTCCTCCCGGTCCGACGACGGCCGGGACCGCACCGGCGCGACCACCACCGCGGCGTCCGCCGTCGGCCTGATCACGGCACTGCTCGTGGGCGGCGCGACCGTCCAGTTCAGCGGCAACCCGCTGCACGCCGGCTACGGGGTGCTGCTCGCCGGCGTCGTCGTGGCCGCGGTCGCCGCCTGGCTGCTCCCCCGCCGCCCGCGCGCCGCACGCCGCTGGCGGCCCCGCCCGCTGGCCGTGCCGCGCGACCGGCGGCCGTTCCTCGCGGGCACGTTCGGCGTCTCCGCCGCGTACGCGCTCGGCGCGATCTTCCTCGGCATCGGGGCGCAGTTCGCGCGGGACACCGTGCGGTCCGACGACGCCTTCGTCAACGGCGTGGTCCTCGCCCTGTCCGCCGCCGCCATCGGCGTGACCGCCCTGCTCGCCGGGCGGCTGGGGGCCGCCCTGGCGCTGCGGCTCGGCGCCGTCAGCGCGCTCGTCGCACAGGGGCTGATGCTCGTCGCGGGCGCCACCCACTCGATGCCGGTGCTGGTCCTGTACTCCGTCGTGGGCGGTGCGGGCTACAGCCTCCTGTTCTCCGGCGGCATCACCCTGGTCACCCGCAGCGCGCCCGCGGAGCACCGGGCCGCGACCACGTCGTCGGCCTACCTGGTCGGCTACCTCGTGCAGGCGGGCGTCGCCCTGGCCGTGGGCCGGCTCGCCACCGGGCAGGGGCTGCAGCTCGCGCTCGTCGTGGGCAGCGCCGTCGTCGCCGCGCTGGCGCTGGCCGCCGTGCTCACCGTGCGGGCCCGGGCGACGTCGTCCGAGGCGGTCCCCGCCGAAGCCGGCACCGCTCCCCTCGACACCACCGCCGTCGACACCTCCGCCGTCGGCACCTCCGCCGTCGGCCCCACACGAACCGACACCGTCCGAACCGACACCGTCTCAACCGACACCGCACCGAACAACCTCGTGAAAGTGAGCTCGTGA
- a CDS encoding M15 family metallopeptidase, translated as MTRHELAHPPAPVGGPPRHVPRPVPRAPRRSGRRPTAFLLVTAAVLLTAVFGVYPLLDRGDAPVVRAVDQVLDQARSGSGSTGVAGGDIPDGVATLDDDLPAITNLDADLTAAVREAAADAADDGIDFWVTSGWRSPAYQQRLLDQAVRQYGSLEVARERVSTPELSEHVSGKAVDIGPTEGAYWLIQHGAEYGLCQVYSNEIWHFELLTKPGGTCPALLENAGG; from the coding sequence ATGACTCGACACGAACTGGCCCACCCGCCCGCCCCCGTCGGCGGCCCGCCGCGGCACGTGCCCCGCCCCGTTCCTCGCGCGCCGCGGCGCTCCGGCCGCCGCCCGACGGCGTTCCTCCTCGTGACCGCCGCCGTGCTGCTCACGGCAGTCTTCGGGGTCTACCCCCTGCTCGACCGCGGCGACGCGCCGGTCGTGCGGGCCGTGGACCAGGTGCTCGACCAGGCGCGGTCCGGGTCGGGCTCGACCGGCGTGGCGGGCGGCGACATCCCCGACGGCGTCGCGACGCTCGACGACGACCTCCCCGCGATCACCAACCTCGACGCCGACCTCACCGCCGCCGTGCGGGAGGCCGCCGCCGACGCCGCGGACGACGGCATCGACTTCTGGGTCACGAGCGGCTGGCGCAGCCCGGCCTACCAGCAGCGGCTGCTCGACCAGGCGGTCCGGCAGTACGGCAGCCTGGAGGTCGCCCGGGAGCGGGTCAGCACGCCCGAGCTGTCCGAGCACGTGAGCGGCAAGGCCGTCGACATCGGCCCGACCGAGGGTGCGTACTGGCTCATCCAGCACGGCGCCGAGTACGGGCTGTGCCAGGTGTACTCCAACGAGATCTGGCACTTCGAGCTGCTGACCAAGCCGGGCGGCACCTGCCCCGCGCTGCTCGAGAACGCGGGCGGGTGA
- a CDS encoding DUF4037 domain-containing protein, with the protein MSGTELARAYWSDVVRPVLDRKLPDLPRAAARLGSGSDVLGLDDDTSRDHDWGLRLTLLVPADRVRETDDVLAAALPASYQGFPTAFPVTWDPTVRHRVEVAAPVEFVRSRTGLDVGGDLAVTDWLSLTGQAVLEVTAGPVFEDGPGELTALRERLAWYPHDVWLHVLAAEWTRVGQELPFVGRTGQRGDDLGSRLLAARLVTGLMRLGFLLERRWPPYPKWAGTLFGRLPVASSAGGPLAEALAAGTWQERDAALRAVCEALHARQRSVGLPALDGPVCEGFYDRPFTGLRDVVGVLRAAVADPEVRALPHRGGVEQWVDDVGTLTDAGARDRLTRASRG; encoded by the coding sequence ATGTCCGGAACCGAGCTCGCCCGCGCGTACTGGTCCGACGTCGTCCGGCCGGTCCTGGACCGGAAGCTGCCGGACCTGCCGCGCGCGGCCGCCCGGCTCGGCTCCGGCTCGGACGTGCTGGGCCTCGACGACGACACCTCGCGCGACCACGACTGGGGCCTCCGCCTGACCCTGCTGGTCCCCGCCGACCGCGTCCGCGAGACCGACGACGTGCTCGCCGCCGCGCTCCCGGCGTCGTACCAGGGGTTCCCGACGGCGTTCCCGGTCACGTGGGACCCGACCGTCCGGCACCGGGTCGAGGTGGCCGCGCCCGTCGAGTTCGTCCGGTCGCGCACGGGGCTGGACGTCGGCGGCGACCTCGCGGTGACCGACTGGCTGTCGCTGACCGGGCAGGCCGTGCTCGAGGTGACGGCCGGGCCCGTGTTCGAGGACGGGCCGGGCGAGCTCACCGCGCTGCGCGAACGCCTCGCCTGGTACCCGCACGACGTGTGGCTGCACGTGCTGGCCGCCGAGTGGACGCGCGTCGGGCAGGAGCTGCCGTTCGTGGGGCGCACCGGGCAGCGCGGCGACGACCTCGGCTCCAGGCTGCTCGCCGCACGCCTGGTCACCGGGCTGATGCGGCTCGGGTTCCTGCTGGAACGGCGCTGGCCGCCGTACCCCAAGTGGGCGGGCACGCTGTTCGGGCGGCTGCCCGTCGCGTCGTCGGCCGGCGGGCCGCTGGCCGAGGCGCTCGCGGCGGGCACCTGGCAGGAGCGCGACGCCGCCCTGCGCGCCGTCTGCGAGGCGCTGCACGCGCGGCAGCGCTCCGTCGGCCTGCCCGCGCTGGACGGCCCCGTCTGCGAGGGGTTCTACGACCGGCCCTTCACCGGGCTGCGCGACGTGGTCGGCGTGCTGCGTGCCGCCGTCGCCGACCCGGAGGTGCGGGCGCTGCCGCACCGCGGCGGCGTCGAGCAGTGGGTGGACGACGTCGGCACGCTCACCGACGCCGGGGCGCGCGACCGGCTGACGCGGGCCTCGCGGGGCTGA
- a CDS encoding response regulator transcription factor translates to MRVLVVEDEPYLAEAIRDGLRLEAIAADIANDGGTALDLVAAHPYDVVVLDRDVPVVHGDEVARRVVAEHPGVRIVMLTAAGELTDKVTGFELGADDYLTKPFAMRELVLRLRALARRPEATTPPVLEVGPVRLDPYRREVYRDGRYIALTRKQFAVAQVLMDARGGVVSAEDLLERAWDENADPFTNAVRITISTLRKRLGDPWLIHTVPGVGYRFGEQ, encoded by the coding sequence ATGCGCGTCTTGGTGGTGGAGGACGAGCCCTATCTCGCCGAGGCGATCCGGGACGGGCTCCGGCTGGAGGCGATCGCCGCCGACATCGCGAACGACGGCGGCACGGCCCTCGACCTGGTCGCGGCCCACCCCTACGACGTGGTCGTGCTCGACCGGGACGTCCCCGTCGTGCACGGGGACGAGGTGGCCCGCCGCGTCGTCGCGGAGCACCCGGGCGTCCGGATCGTCATGCTGACCGCCGCCGGGGAGCTCACCGACAAGGTGACCGGCTTCGAGCTCGGCGCCGACGACTACCTGACCAAGCCGTTCGCGATGCGCGAGCTCGTGCTGCGGCTGCGGGCCCTGGCCCGGCGGCCCGAGGCCACGACCCCGCCCGTGCTGGAGGTCGGGCCCGTGCGGCTGGACCCCTACCGTCGCGAGGTCTACCGGGACGGCCGGTACATCGCCCTGACCCGCAAGCAGTTCGCCGTGGCGCAGGTGCTGATGGACGCCCGCGGCGGCGTCGTCAGCGCCGAGGACCTGCTCGAACGCGCCTGGGACGAGAACGCCGACCCCTTCACCAATGCCGTCCGCATCACCATCTCGACGCTGCGCAAGCGGCTCGGCGACCCCTGGCTCATCCACACCGTGCCCGGCGTCGGGTACCGGTTCGGCGAGCAGTGA
- a CDS encoding winged helix-turn-helix transcriptional regulator — translation MSTTPRERNARCSIARSLEVLGEKWTLLVVREAFFGYTRFADFRARLGIAPDVLTARLETLVEGGVLERRPYRDAGQRQRDEYVLTEAGRELKTVLGAFTAWGDEHRPSGFGPSVRYVEEATGEPVRVGFVTEDGREIGPDAVALVPGPGSLTSAA, via the coding sequence ATGAGCACAACGCCCCGCGAACGCAACGCACGCTGCTCCATCGCCCGGAGCCTCGAGGTCCTGGGGGAGAAGTGGACCCTGCTCGTGGTCCGCGAGGCCTTCTTCGGCTACACGCGGTTCGCCGACTTCCGCGCGCGGCTCGGCATCGCGCCCGACGTGCTGACGGCGCGCCTGGAGACCCTGGTCGAGGGCGGCGTGCTGGAGCGGCGGCCGTACCGCGACGCGGGTCAGCGGCAGCGCGACGAGTACGTGCTCACCGAGGCGGGGAGGGAGCTCAAGACCGTGCTGGGGGCGTTCACGGCGTGGGGCGACGAGCACCGGCCCTCGGGCTTCGGACCGTCCGTGCGGTACGTCGAGGAGGCCACGGGCGAGCCCGTCCGGGTCGGGTTCGTCACCGAGGACGGGCGCGAGATCGGGCCCGACGCCGTCGCGCTGGTGCCGGGCCCGGGCTCGCTGACGTCGGCGGCCTGA
- a CDS encoding DUF4203 domain-containing protein, whose amino-acid sequence MSALAVTLVGLLLLLAGSLSVRLAVLAAGFGVSWMLAVALGTDTGTAVLIGVAGAVLAFLLTLVASRLLFFVCGLCVGAVVGARLFVLVQGGTADVLLALIVIPAVALLCAFLARRLERRFLVWGTAVGGAALVISGVGRLWTDADDLWHPESGGAVVVALVLWLVLSVIGSQVQKRFTAARFTENG is encoded by the coding sequence ATGTCCGCCCTGGCCGTCACCCTGGTGGGGCTGCTCCTGCTGCTCGCCGGGTCGCTGTCGGTGCGCCTGGCCGTGCTGGCCGCCGGGTTCGGCGTGTCCTGGATGCTCGCCGTGGCCCTGGGCACCGACACGGGCACCGCGGTGCTGATCGGCGTCGCCGGTGCGGTGCTCGCCTTCCTGCTGACGCTGGTGGCCTCCCGCCTGCTGTTCTTCGTCTGCGGCCTGTGCGTCGGGGCGGTGGTCGGGGCCAGGCTCTTCGTGCTCGTGCAGGGCGGCACCGCCGACGTGCTGCTGGCCCTCATCGTGATCCCGGCCGTCGCCCTGCTCTGCGCGTTCCTGGCCCGGCGCCTGGAGCGGCGGTTCCTGGTCTGGGGCACGGCGGTCGGCGGCGCGGCGCTGGTGATCTCGGGCGTGGGCCGGCTCTGGACCGACGCCGACGACCTGTGGCACCCGGAGAGCGGCGGCGCCGTCGTCGTCGCGCTGGTGCTGTGGCTGGTGCTGTCCGTCATCGGCAGCCAGGTGCAGAAGCGCTTCACGGCCGCCAGGTTCACCGAGAACGGGTGA
- a CDS encoding BadF/BadG/BcrA/BcrD ATPase family protein: protein MDARVVGVDIGGTGSRLRFSSGPRGVSYEVTGPPATVVDGRSTVPEVVRELCRGFARFGGRPRVSAAAVGMRGFRSMTQAGSLDPNRVHDILAEELRTSSTAVSSDAVTAHLGAIGAGSGATLAVGTGAVAVACDDVGRWHLADGMGPHVGDNGGGAWIGRRGLDAAARSMDGRRMGASPGLVRAAEEHFGRRERWTTVHDASLFAGFAPQVITAADYGDAACREILHEAARSLADGLCAVLGHPGVVPVAVTTGKLLMHAPTLRSLVVEHLLEKRADVRVQPSAGLPLDGALALARMLAAHPNAVQEHVPLLAVRIGSAPRLDDSITMPRVVLPVVRPPRDTAPPTSWALEVRSDDEWSADQAQEDRPTTASSAPSVSVGSSADAVVPLTGERLVVGRASRSRGVVPDIVCEDTGVSRRHCELTWMEGGWSVVDLGSANGTYVAARGDAVPTEPLRPGERRWLADGDRVYVGGSTCLTARAVTASVR from the coding sequence GTGGACGCACGGGTGGTGGGCGTGGACATCGGCGGCACGGGTTCGCGCCTGCGGTTCAGCTCCGGGCCGCGGGGCGTGTCCTACGAGGTGACGGGGCCACCGGCCACGGTCGTCGACGGGCGGTCGACCGTGCCCGAGGTGGTGCGCGAGCTGTGCCGCGGCTTCGCCCGGTTCGGCGGGCGTCCGCGGGTGTCGGCGGCCGCCGTCGGGATGCGCGGGTTCCGCTCGATGACGCAGGCCGGGAGCCTCGACCCGAACCGCGTGCACGACATCCTCGCCGAGGAGCTGCGGACCAGCTCGACCGCCGTCTCCAGCGACGCGGTGACGGCACACCTGGGCGCGATCGGCGCCGGGTCGGGCGCCACGCTCGCGGTCGGCACCGGCGCGGTCGCCGTGGCCTGCGACGACGTCGGGCGGTGGCACCTCGCCGACGGCATGGGGCCCCATGTGGGGGACAACGGTGGCGGCGCCTGGATCGGACGCCGGGGCCTCGACGCCGCGGCGCGGTCGATGGACGGCCGCCGGATGGGCGCGTCCCCGGGCCTGGTCCGGGCCGCCGAGGAGCACTTCGGCCGGCGCGAGCGCTGGACCACCGTGCACGACGCGTCGCTGTTCGCCGGGTTCGCGCCGCAGGTCATCACGGCCGCCGACTACGGCGACGCGGCGTGCCGCGAGATCCTCCACGAGGCGGCCCGCTCCCTGGCGGACGGGCTGTGCGCCGTGCTCGGCCACCCCGGCGTCGTGCCGGTGGCGGTCACCACGGGCAAGCTCCTGATGCACGCCCCGACGCTCCGGTCGCTCGTCGTCGAGCACCTCCTGGAGAAGCGGGCCGACGTGCGCGTGCAGCCCAGCGCCGGGCTCCCGCTCGACGGCGCGCTGGCGCTGGCCCGGATGCTCGCCGCGCACCCGAACGCCGTCCAGGAGCACGTCCCGCTGCTGGCCGTCCGGATCGGCTCCGCGCCCCGGCTCGACGACTCGATCACGATGCCGCGCGTCGTCCTCCCCGTGGTGCGCCCGCCCCGGGACACCGCCCCGCCGACGAGCTGGGCGCTCGAGGTCCGGTCGGACGACGAGTGGTCCGCGGACCAGGCGCAGGAGGACCGGCCGACCACCGCCTCCTCGGCCCCGTCGGTGTCCGTGGGCTCCTCGGCCGACGCCGTCGTGCCGCTCACGGGCGAGCGCCTCGTGGTCGGCCGCGCCTCGCGCAGCCGCGGCGTCGTACCCGACATCGTGTGCGAGGACACCGGGGTCTCGCGCCGGCACTGCGAGCTCACCTGGATGGAGGGCGGCTGGAGCGTCGTCGACCTCGGGTCGGCCAACGGCACCTACGTCGCCGCGCGCGGTGACGCCGTGCCCACCGAGCCGCTGCGCCCGGGGGAGCGCCGGTGGTTGGCCGACGGCGACCGGGTCTACGTGGGCGGCTCCACCTGCCTGACGGCGCGGGCGGTCACCGCGAGCGTGCGCTGA
- a CDS encoding SDR family oxidoreductase: MTELKNAVVLVTGANGGLGRAFVAEALLRGAAKVYASARTPREWTDARVVPLPLDINSPESVAVAAEVAADTTVLINNAGISDTGHPTLSTPLDDVRSVFETNVFAQLGVTQAFAPVLARNGGGAIINLHSALSWLGTGTYSATKAAFWSYSNALRVELLGQGTHLLGAHLGYTDTPMTEGLDVVKEDPRDIVAAVLDGLEAGEPEVLADDTSRRVKAALSGPLAALYPQLQGA, from the coding sequence ATGACCGAACTGAAGAATGCCGTGGTCCTGGTGACCGGCGCGAACGGCGGCCTCGGCCGCGCGTTCGTCGCCGAGGCCCTGCTGCGCGGCGCCGCCAAGGTGTACGCCAGCGCCCGGACGCCGCGCGAGTGGACCGACGCGCGCGTCGTGCCGCTGCCCCTGGACATCAACTCGCCCGAGTCGGTCGCCGTGGCGGCCGAGGTCGCCGCCGACACGACCGTGCTGATCAACAACGCCGGGATCTCCGACACCGGGCACCCCACGCTGAGCACGCCGCTCGACGACGTCCGCTCGGTGTTCGAGACCAACGTGTTCGCGCAGCTCGGCGTCACGCAGGCGTTCGCGCCGGTGCTGGCCCGCAACGGCGGCGGCGCGATCATCAACCTGCACTCCGCGCTGAGCTGGCTCGGCACGGGCACGTACTCCGCGACCAAGGCCGCCTTCTGGTCGTACAGCAACGCGCTGCGCGTGGAGCTGCTGGGCCAGGGCACGCACCTGCTCGGCGCGCACCTCGGCTACACGGACACGCCCATGACGGAGGGGCTCGACGTGGTCAAGGAGGACCCGCGCGACATCGTCGCGGCGGTCCTCGACGGGCTGGAGGCGGGCGAGCCCGAGGTCCTCGCGGACGACACGAGCCGCCGGGTCAAGGCCGCCCTCTCGGGCCCGCTGGCCGCCCTGTACCCGCAGCTCCAGGGCGCCTGA
- a CDS encoding DUF1269 domain-containing protein, whose translation MSQSTLTAWKFKTADGADDAAKRIQDLAKQQLVTVHDAATVRWETGAKKPRTRQLSSLTGAGALGGAFWGMLFGLLFFVPLLGAAIGAATGALSGALTDVGIDDGFINRVRDKITPGTSALFVLSSDAVVDKIQDAFAGQEAPELIFTNLNAEQEAALREVFGEGHTDEETS comes from the coding sequence ATGTCCCAGTCAACACTCACCGCCTGGAAGTTCAAGACCGCGGACGGCGCCGACGACGCCGCGAAGCGGATCCAGGACCTCGCGAAGCAGCAGCTCGTCACCGTCCACGACGCGGCGACCGTGCGGTGGGAGACGGGGGCCAAGAAGCCCAGGACCCGCCAGCTCTCGTCGCTGACCGGCGCGGGAGCCCTCGGCGGCGCCTTCTGGGGCATGCTGTTCGGGCTCCTCTTCTTCGTCCCGCTGCTCGGCGCCGCCATCGGCGCCGCGACGGGCGCCCTGAGCGGCGCCCTCACCGACGTGGGGATCGACGACGGCTTCATCAACCGTGTCCGGGACAAGATCACGCCGGGAACGTCGGCGCTCTTCGTCCTCTCCTCGGACGCCGTCGTCGACAAGATCCAGGACGCCTTCGCCGGGCAGGAAGCGCCCGAGCTCATCTTCACCAACCTCAACGCCGAGCAGGAGGCCGCGCTCCGCGAGGTCTTCGGCGAGGGACACACCGACGAGGAGACATCATGA
- a CDS encoding DUF7144 family membrane protein, with translation MTSAHASGSEPIPGTYPGGRVGPTEYGDTSSMALGTSAFAGVMLVMVSIFQILQGIAATAAGTVYVTGAEYVFQLDVTTWGWIHIVVGAIALATGIGVLAGQTWAYVAGIVLAAVSALANFAFIPYYPFWTLLIIAFDVAVIWALSTLVAHRA, from the coding sequence ATGACCAGCGCTCACGCCTCCGGCTCCGAGCCGATCCCGGGCACCTACCCGGGCGGCAGGGTCGGCCCCACCGAGTACGGCGACACCAGCTCCATGGCTCTCGGCACCTCGGCCTTCGCCGGGGTCATGCTCGTCATGGTCTCGATCTTCCAGATCCTGCAGGGCATCGCCGCGACCGCGGCGGGCACCGTGTACGTCACGGGTGCCGAGTACGTCTTCCAGCTCGACGTGACGACCTGGGGCTGGATCCACATCGTCGTGGGCGCGATCGCGCTCGCCACCGGTATCGGCGTCCTCGCCGGCCAGACCTGGGCCTACGTGGCCGGTATCGTCCTGGCCGCGGTGTCGGCCCTGGCGAACTTCGCGTTCATCCCGTACTACCCCTTCTGGACCCTGCTCATCATCGCGTTCGATGTCGCAGTAATCTGGGCATTG
- a CDS encoding sensor histidine kinase → MTTLPAGRRRAGLSVRLRLTLSYAGFLVVAGTALFAALLLVLRYVPDENLMVQDGGGFAPSRSDLLDVAIPLSGAAVGFLALVGLVGGWVLAGRMLRPLDRISEAAALAADGSLVHRIDLEGPDDELRRLADTFDTMLARLERSFEEQRRFTANASHELRTPNTVVKALLDVARADPEGRDVDRLLGRLYETNERSIAMVESLLQLARLDHENLRAEPVDLADVVREAVDRSPDLGVARAAGDAATSGAAPGSAAPALAVTLDAAPVHGNRVLLGQLAANLLGNAVLHNLGPDGRIWVTTRLDERRRPVLVVENTGAPLDPAVVRTLAEPFVRADARTRRPDRPSGSGLGLSIVASIARAHDADLLLAPRRDGGLTATLTFPPA, encoded by the coding sequence GTGACCACGCTTCCCGCCGGGCGCCGTCGGGCCGGGCTGTCCGTGCGCCTGCGGCTCACGCTGAGCTACGCGGGCTTCCTCGTCGTGGCCGGGACCGCGCTGTTCGCCGCGCTGCTGCTGGTGCTGCGGTACGTGCCCGACGAGAACCTCATGGTCCAGGACGGCGGCGGCTTCGCGCCCAGCCGCTCCGACCTGCTGGACGTCGCCATCCCGCTGTCCGGGGCGGCGGTCGGCTTCCTCGCGCTCGTCGGCCTGGTCGGCGGCTGGGTCCTCGCGGGCCGCATGCTCCGGCCCCTGGACCGGATCAGCGAGGCCGCGGCGCTCGCCGCGGACGGGTCCCTGGTCCACCGGATCGACCTGGAGGGGCCCGACGACGAGCTGCGGCGGCTCGCCGACACGTTCGACACCATGCTCGCCCGCCTGGAGCGCTCCTTCGAGGAGCAGCGCCGGTTCACAGCCAATGCCTCGCACGAGCTGCGGACGCCGAACACCGTGGTCAAGGCGCTGCTGGACGTCGCGCGGGCGGACCCGGAGGGCCGCGACGTCGACCGCCTGCTCGGCCGGCTGTACGAGACCAACGAGCGCTCGATCGCCATGGTCGAGTCGCTGCTCCAGCTCGCCCGTCTCGATCACGAGAACCTCCGGGCCGAGCCCGTCGACCTGGCCGACGTCGTCCGGGAGGCCGTCGACCGGTCGCCGGACCTGGGCGTTGCTCGTGCCGCGGGGGACGCCGCGACGTCGGGCGCCGCACCCGGGAGCGCGGCGCCCGCGCTCGCCGTGACGCTCGACGCCGCCCCGGTCCACGGCAACCGGGTGCTGCTCGGTCAGCTCGCGGCCAACCTGCTCGGCAACGCCGTGCTGCACAACCTCGGCCCCGACGGCCGGATCTGGGTCACCACGCGGCTCGACGAGCGCCGTCGGCCGGTGCTGGTCGTGGAGAACACCGGGGCGCCGCTCGACCCCGCGGTGGTGCGCACCCTGGCCGAGCCCTTCGTCCGGGCCGACGCCCGCACGCGGCGCCCGGACCGGCCCTCGGGCAGCGGGCTGGGCCTGTCGATCGTCGCGTCGATCGCCCGCGCCCACGACGCCGACCTGCTGCTGGCCCCGCGCCGCGACGGCGGCCTGACGGCGACGCTAACTTTCCCGCCCGCCTGA